The Desulfococcus multivorans DNA window CGAGGCTTGCATAGCAAGCCGGTTTGATTGTGTACAATCATTTCACGAATTCCACCGACATCAGTAGCAATGATTGGAACTTTACAAGCCATAGCTTCAATAATTGTCAAGGGGCTGTTATCCGCTAATGTTGGCAACAAAAATAAATCAGATTGATTATAGTACTTGCTCATATCATTGCGTGATATTCTTCCAACAAATTTAATAGGAACAGGATAATCTGGTCGTGTCTCAACGGGATCTCCGACATAAAGAAGACGAATATCGTTCCGCCAATTAGATAGAATTATCAAGGCTGAGGATAGAATTTTCGTAAGCGATCAGAGGGTACTTGAAAAATATTAGGAAATCCAGGCCATGTCTGGATTCAGCTCTTTGAAGAAACACTGCACGGCATCGACGAGTACAGGAAAAAGTTTCCTGGACCTGAGTCTGCAGGTATGGCGAAGTGTCAGAATGCGCTCTACCCAGCGCTGCCCTTTTGTACTCTCAGTCCCCTGGCTTCGCTTTCGCCAGATGACGGCATAACGCAGCATTCTTTCGGCATGGTTATTGGTGGGATCAACGCCCTCCTCGTCAAGGAATACAAACAGGGATTCAATCTCCTTGTCAAGGCGGCGCGCCATTCGTCCGGCATCGTTTTTCTCATCACGATAAAGCCCGATCAACCGGCAGAGCCTTGCATAAAAGGCGTTCCATTCTCCCTGGGCAGGCGGCTTTTTCGCCATGTTGCACAATCGTTGAAGTTCACTCGTGCACCAGACCCCAAATTTGGCAATGCCGGGGTCCCTTCTTTCTCTCAATCCTTTGGCCCTGCGGATCAGATGTGCCAGGCAGGTCTGTCGCCCGGCGGCCCATTTCTGATAAACGCCATAGTCGTCGCTGATCAGGATGCCGTTCCATTTTTCAATCAGCGCCTCGAAGGCCTCTTTTGAGCGGTTTGGATGGATTTTAAAGAAGGCTTCATCATCGTTGGCCATGACCCAGAGCCACTCGAGGTCGCCGCTCCTGGGAAAAGATGTTTCGTCGATATGAGCCTTGAGGGCTCGTCTGATCTTTGTTCCGATGGTTTCATAGTGAGGCTCAATTGCCTGCGACACCCGATCGATGACATTCTGGACCGCGCCAAGGCTGATGTGAAAGTTCAGGGCAGAATTGCAGAATTCCTGGATGCTGGTCCGGCTGTTTCCGTGATTTCCAGCCAGATCACCGATCAGGGCAGTCAGCCTGGGGCCAAAGCCGGTCCTGTTTTCGGGTTGAAGTTCCGCCCTGTTTTCGACGCCGCATTTCGGACAGCCGGCTGAATGGAGAATGAAGTGCGTCACGTCCATCTTGATTTCAGGCAGCTCGATGACCTGATGCACGTAAAACGGCTTCGTTTTTGGAAAATGCCGATTGC harbors:
- a CDS encoding glycosyltransferase family 4 protein, giving the protein MIILSNWRNDIRLLYVGDPVETRPDYPVPIKFVGRISRNDMSKYYNQSDLFLLPTLADNSPLTIIEAMACKVPIIATDVGGIREMIVHNQTGLLCKPRNPNSFAMAIDLMLSDDRRRQEMAEQAYLYFKEKFSIEQMVDSYELCFQHTIESWERSMQMANNS